The Halichoerus grypus chromosome 14, mHalGry1.hap1.1, whole genome shotgun sequence genome contains a region encoding:
- the NMRK1 gene encoding nicotinamide riboside kinase 1 isoform X1: protein MMKTFVIGISGVTNGGKTTLAKNLQKHLPNCSVISQDDFFKPESEIETDTNGFLQYDVLEALNMEKMMSTISCWMESPRHSLVSTDSGSTEEIPILIIEGFLLFNYKPLNTLWNRSYFLTIPYEECKRRRSTRVYEPPDVPGYFDGHVWPMYLKHKQEMENITWEIVYLDGTKSEEDLFSQVYEDLIQELAKQKCLQVTT, encoded by the exons ATGATGAAAACATTTGTCATTGGAATCAGTGG tGTGACAAATGGCGGGAAGACAACACTGGCTAAGAATTTGCAGAAACACCTCCCAAACTGCAGTGTCATATCTCAGGATGATTTCTTTAAG CCAGAGTCTGAGATAGAGACAGATACAAATGGATTTCTGCAGTATGACG TGCTTGAAGCGCTTAACATGGAAAAAATGATGTCCACCATTTCCTGCTGGATGGAAAGCCCAAGACACTCACTGGTATCAACAGACTCTGGAAGCACCGAGGAAATTCCCATATTAATCATCGAAGGCTTCCTTCTCTTTAATTATAA GCCCCTCAACACTCTATGGAACCGAAGCTACTTTCTGACGATTCCTTATGAAGAATgtaagaggaggaggag TACAAGGGTCTACGAGCCTCCAGACGTCCCAGGGTACTTTGATGGCCACGTGTGGCCCATGTACCTAAAGCACAAACAAGAAATGGAGAACATCACGTGGGAAATTG ttTACCTAGATGGAACAAAATCAGAAGAGGATCTCTTTTCACAAGTGTATGAAGATCTAATACAAGAACTAGCAAAGCAAAAGT GTTTGCAAGTAACAACATAA
- the NMRK1 gene encoding nicotinamide riboside kinase 1 isoform X2 translates to MMKTFVIGISGVTNGGKTTLAKNLQKHLPNCSVISQDDFFKPESEIETDTNGFLQYDVLEALNMEKMMSTISCWMESPRHSLVSTDSGSTEEIPILIIEGFLLFNYKPLNTLWNRSYFLTIPYEECKRRRRHKEHQLIESLSQHIRSSVIIYIAFCLLILL, encoded by the exons ATGATGAAAACATTTGTCATTGGAATCAGTGG tGTGACAAATGGCGGGAAGACAACACTGGCTAAGAATTTGCAGAAACACCTCCCAAACTGCAGTGTCATATCTCAGGATGATTTCTTTAAG CCAGAGTCTGAGATAGAGACAGATACAAATGGATTTCTGCAGTATGACG TGCTTGAAGCGCTTAACATGGAAAAAATGATGTCCACCATTTCCTGCTGGATGGAAAGCCCAAGACACTCACTGGTATCAACAGACTCTGGAAGCACCGAGGAAATTCCCATATTAATCATCGAAGGCTTCCTTCTCTTTAATTATAA GCCCCTCAACACTCTATGGAACCGAAGCTACTTTCTGACGATTCCTTATGAAGAATgtaagaggaggaggag ACACAAAGAACACCAGTTAATTGAAAGCTTAAGCCAACATATCAGGTCCTCTGTCATTATTTACATTGCTTTTTGTCTCTTAATTCTCTTATAA